A window of the Verrucomicrobiota bacterium genome harbors these coding sequences:
- a CDS encoding prepilin-type N-terminal cleavage/methylation domain-containing protein, translating to MTTGGKQCSRNHAASKPTSYPSIIFQLPADDVLGTPAVERPFNFTIGGRNAGFAFTLIELLVVIAIIAILAALLLPALGRAKESAKRTGCLNNLRQIGLGVTIYAHDNEDKVLEARGAVVQIALNPPERKAAQSVALIIYSNSTVGQIWTCPNRPTFPQYEAVYDQWLIGFQYFGGIQTWGNPAFPGGIPSRSPVKASQARAHWVLAADAILKVDNQWGGGRDTAFKDMPPHHGPSSKIPVGGNQLFMDGSARWIKIQEMFFLHSWGPLWTDGRISYFYQDSTDFDPKLAQQTALNSLKFRP from the coding sequence GTGTTGGGTACACCCGCGGTTGAGCGCCCATTCAACTTTACAATCGGGGGAAGAAACGCCGGGTTCGCTTTCACTCTAATTGAATTGCTCGTCGTCATCGCGATCATCGCAATCCTGGCCGCCTTGCTGCTCCCAGCCTTGGGGCGTGCCAAGGAAAGCGCCAAGCGAACTGGCTGCCTCAACAATCTCAGGCAAATCGGCCTTGGGGTCACCATCTACGCGCACGACAATGAGGACAAGGTCCTGGAGGCCCGAGGCGCCGTGGTCCAGATCGCTCTGAACCCGCCCGAACGCAAGGCCGCCCAGTCGGTCGCCTTGATCATCTACTCCAATTCCACCGTCGGCCAGATTTGGACTTGTCCCAACCGCCCCACCTTCCCTCAGTATGAAGCTGTTTATGATCAGTGGCTGATCGGCTTTCAATATTTCGGAGGGATTCAGACCTGGGGCAATCCGGCGTTCCCGGGCGGGATCCCTTCTCGCAGTCCCGTCAAAGCCTCGCAAGCTCGCGCTCACTGGGTGCTCGCCGCGGACGCCATCTTAAAGGTGGATAATCAATGGGGTGGCGGACGCGACACCGCCTTTAAGGACATGCCGCCACATCACGGCCCAAGCTCCAAGATACCGGTGGGCGGCAACCAGCTCTTCATGGACGGCTCCGCACGCTGGATCAAGATACAAGAGATGTTCTTCTTGCACAGTTGGGGTCCCCTGTGGACCGACGGTCGCATTTCGTATTTCTACCAGGATTCAACGGATTTCGACCCAAAATTGGCGCAACAAACGGCGTTGAATTCGCTGAAATTCAGACCTTGA